The Acidimicrobiales bacterium genome contains a region encoding:
- a CDS encoding ferredoxin — MKVWIDQDLCTGDGLCEEIAPAVFTLLDDGLAYVKESDHIRRDPGGAAGMAPVPEELEDTVAEAAEECPGECIYIEQT, encoded by the coding sequence ATGAAGGTCTGGATCGACCAGGACCTCTGCACCGGTGACGGTCTGTGTGAAGAGATCGCTCCGGCCGTCTTCACGCTGCTCGACGACGGCCTTGCCTATGTGAAGGAGAGCGACCACATTCGTCGTGACCCGGGCGGCGCCGCAGGCATGGCACCGGTCCCCGAGGAGTTGGAGGATACCGTTGCCGAAGCGGCTGAGGAATGCCCTGGCGAATGCATCTATATCGAACAGACCTGA